From a single Armatimonadota bacterium genomic region:
- the kdpA gene encoding potassium-transporting ATPase subunit KdpA: MSGWIQIAVYLAVLIGLSFPLGRFMAKVFDGERHLLSKVFGWLERLVLRVGGVDATEEQGWKRYAWSVIAFNLLGAVAVFGLQRLQAVLPVNPDAMRSVSADSAFNTAMSFATNTNWQGYGGESTMSYFTQMLGLGVQNFLSAATGMAVLVALIRGLRAKEAATIGNFWVDMTRATVYVLLPLSVVLAMALVGQGVVQTFDPAVKTVAGQVIALGPAASQIAIKQLGTNGGGFFNVNSAHPFENPTGLSNFLECLAILLIPAALCITFGEMVKDRRQGWAVLAAMSALLLMFLVPTVLAEQHGNPAFKDLGLASTANWEGKEARFGIENSALWAVATTAASNGSVNSMHDSYTPVGGMLPMLLIQLGEVVFGGVGSGLYGMLVFAIIAVFIAGLMVGRTPEYLGKKISPYEMKMASLVILIPCAVVLIGTAAALMNGAGQTGMANPGAHGFSELLYAYSSMGNNNGSAFAGFGANLPFHNYVGGAIMWISRFWLIVPVLALAGSLAKKRVTPSGPGTLPTHTSLFVCLLCGTVLIVGALTFIPALALGPVVEQIQMHGAR, from the coding sequence ATGTCCGGTTGGATTCAGATCGCGGTTTATTTGGCGGTCTTGATCGGGTTGTCCTTTCCTTTGGGCCGGTTTATGGCGAAGGTGTTCGATGGGGAGCGGCATTTGCTTTCTAAAGTCTTTGGATGGTTGGAGCGACTCGTTCTTCGGGTTGGCGGGGTGGATGCGACCGAGGAGCAGGGGTGGAAGCGGTATGCGTGGTCGGTCATTGCGTTCAATCTGCTTGGGGCAGTGGCTGTCTTTGGATTGCAACGGTTGCAAGCCGTGCTACCGGTCAATCCGGATGCGATGAGGTCGGTATCGGCGGATTCGGCGTTCAATACGGCGATGAGCTTTGCGACCAACACGAACTGGCAGGGTTATGGGGGCGAATCGACGATGAGTTACTTCACCCAGATGTTGGGGTTGGGGGTTCAGAACTTTTTGAGTGCGGCGACGGGGATGGCGGTTCTGGTGGCGTTGATCCGGGGGTTGCGAGCAAAAGAGGCTGCGACCATCGGGAATTTCTGGGTGGATATGACCCGGGCGACGGTTTATGTGTTGTTGCCCCTGTCGGTCGTGTTGGCGATGGCATTAGTTGGTCAAGGGGTTGTGCAAACGTTCGATCCGGCGGTGAAAACGGTTGCGGGCCAGGTGATAGCCCTTGGCCCGGCGGCATCGCAGATTGCGATTAAGCAGCTGGGAACGAATGGGGGCGGGTTTTTCAATGTGAATTCGGCGCATCCGTTTGAAAATCCGACAGGGCTCTCCAACTTTCTTGAGTGCTTGGCGATTTTGCTCATTCCGGCGGCACTTTGCATCACATTTGGGGAGATGGTCAAAGATCGGCGTCAGGGGTGGGCGGTGCTCGCCGCTATGTCGGCGCTTTTGTTGATGTTCTTGGTTCCGACGGTGCTTGCCGAGCAACATGGCAATCCGGCATTTAAGGATCTCGGTTTGGCGAGTACGGCGAATTGGGAAGGGAAAGAAGCCCGGTTTGGGATTGAGAATTCCGCGCTGTGGGCGGTGGCGACTACGGCGGCAAGCAATGGGTCGGTGAATTCGATGCACGATTCGTATACGCCGGTCGGCGGGATGTTGCCGATGCTCTTGATCCAGTTGGGTGAAGTGGTTTTTGGGGGCGTTGGTTCTGGGTTGTACGGGATGCTGGTGTTTGCGATCATCGCCGTGTTTATCGCCGGGTTGATGGTTGGTCGGACACCGGAATACTTGGGAAAGAAGATCAGCCCGTACGAGATGAAGATGGCGTCGTTAGTGATTCTGATCCCATGCGCAGTTGTTTTGATCGGAACGGCAGCGGCATTGATGAACGGTGCCGGTCAGACGGGAATGGCGAATCCGGGGGCGCATGGGTTTAGCGAACTTCTGTATGCCTATTCCAGCATGGGGAACAACAATGGGTCGGCGTTTGCAGGGTTCGGGGCAAATTTGCCGTTCCATAACTATGTCGGCGGTGCGATTATGTGGATCAGCCGGTTTTGGTTGATCGTTCCGGTTTTGGCACTCGCAGGATCGCTTGCTAAGAAGCGGGTCACGCCTTCAGGGCCGGGGACGTTGCCGACCCATACATCGCTTTTTGTTTGCCTCTTGTGCGGGACGGTTCTGATCGTCGGCGCACTCACTTTCATACCGGCTTTGGCATTGGGGCCGGTGGTCGAACAGATTCAAATGCACGGAGCGCGGTGA
- a CDS encoding PEP-CTERM sorting domain-containing protein, protein MYKALAILVASACVAAAQAVNLDIHGMVPGFYQTVTINHGSGNVNVYSGAQSVSIDGAPDVPLYCVDLDHNNQNGFSYGATVNPVGVLANAAQIANLFSNSYADVTDADTAAAFQLVLWDVVVDGGDGMAAGTFTASGLSGGVASKVSLYAATLNTGGPDSYNLTVYVPTSHGANGNNYQALIGAEGVPEPATFLVLGAAAILARKRKKA, encoded by the coding sequence ATGTACAAAGCACTCGCCATCCTTGTCGCGTCCGCCTGCGTGGCCGCCGCTCAAGCCGTCAACCTCGATATCCATGGCATGGTCCCGGGGTTCTATCAAACCGTCACCATCAACCATGGCTCTGGGAACGTCAACGTCTATTCCGGCGCCCAAAGCGTCAGCATCGATGGCGCCCCCGATGTCCCACTCTATTGCGTGGACTTGGATCACAACAACCAAAACGGCTTCAGCTATGGCGCAACGGTCAACCCGGTCGGGGTTTTGGCCAATGCTGCCCAAATCGCGAACCTGTTCTCCAATTCCTATGCCGACGTGACCGACGCCGACACCGCCGCTGCCTTCCAATTGGTGCTGTGGGATGTCGTTGTCGATGGCGGCGATGGAATGGCCGCCGGGACATTCACAGCCAGCGGCCTTTCGGGCGGGGTGGCCAGCAAAGTGTCTCTCTATGCCGCAACACTCAACACGGGCGGCCCAGACAGTTATAACCTCACCGTTTACGTCCCGACGTCCCATGGTGCCAACGGCAACAACTACCAAGCCCTCATCGGGGCCGAAGGCGTGCCGGAACCGGCAACGTTCCTCGTGCTGGGTGCGGCCGCAATCCTGGCCCGCAAGCGCAAAAAGGCCTGA
- a CDS encoding potassium-transporting ATPase subunit F: MRPTGRGEGVTEVDILGIVGALILGYLGFALLKPEKF, translated from the coding sequence GTGCGACCGACTGGCAGAGGTGAAGGAGTGACCGAGGTGGACATTCTCGGTATTGTCGGGGCCCTGATTTTGGGGTACTTGGGGTTCGCGTTGTTAAAGCCGGAGAAGTTTTAG